In one Pirellulales bacterium genomic region, the following are encoded:
- a CDS encoding formyltransferase family protein — translation MQVHITAVGPDNCGLADPIVHYVTGQGANIAEIQMYDHDEERVFAMLLRLELAADRLSALREAMQEIGSRTGLSIRVWSPEERAGRPRLAICTTLRHEPALALLRAVRDGRIKADAALMLGNRPNCRSLAEQFGIDWHQIGDEKGAADDERMVGLCDEYGIDYLVLARYMRVLPPSSCWKYAGGRIINLHHGLLPSFPGIRPYHEAYASRMLTYGATCHFIVPDLDAGNQIIHQSTFTVPPGMPLDDIIRVGQEDNEPNCLVEGVRRVVDREVRLHFHRVVASK, via the coding sequence ATGCAGGTACATATCACCGCCGTCGGTCCCGACAATTGCGGCCTGGCCGACCCCATCGTGCATTACGTCACCGGTCAGGGTGCAAACATCGCCGAGATCCAGATGTACGATCACGACGAAGAACGCGTCTTCGCCATGCTCTTGCGTTTGGAATTGGCCGCCGACCGGCTGTCAGCATTGCGCGAGGCGATGCAGGAAATCGGGTCTCGCACCGGGCTTTCGATTCGCGTCTGGTCCCCTGAGGAGCGTGCCGGCCGGCCGCGGCTGGCAATCTGCACGACATTACGGCACGAGCCGGCCCTGGCCCTGCTGCGCGCGGTGCGCGATGGCCGGATCAAGGCCGACGCGGCGCTCATGCTGGGCAACCGGCCGAACTGCCGCTCGCTGGCGGAACAGTTCGGCATTGACTGGCATCAGATCGGGGACGAGAAGGGCGCCGCCGACGACGAGCGGATGGTTGGCTTGTGCGATGAATACGGGATCGATTACCTGGTCCTGGCCCGTTATATGCGAGTGCTGCCGCCGTCGAGCTGTTGGAAGTATGCCGGCGGCCGCATTATCAACCTGCACCACGGTCTGCTGCCGAGCTTTCCAGGCATCCGCCCGTATCACGAGGCGTATGCCAGCCGCATGCTGACCTACGGAGCGACGTGCCACTTCATCGTGCCTGACCTGGACGCCGGCAACCAGATCATCCATCAATCGACCTTCACGGTGCCGCCGGGCATGCCGCTGGACGACATCATCCGCGTCGGGCAGGAAGATAACGAGCCGAACTGCCTGGTAGAAGGAGTGCGCCGCGTCGTCGATCGCGAAGTGCGGTTGCACTTTCATCGCGTCGTGGCCTCGAAGTAA
- a CDS encoding fatty acid desaturase, with protein MPSVATTVARPRTLPPTSTVPPASTLPAPQTIALARPTTAAGNHVVWTYVVGVGSYHALALLALSPWFFSWTGVALAFAGLYVFGTLGINLCFHRLLTHRSFECPKWLEHAFSVLGVCCLQDSPTRWVIAHRIHHQHSDDQPDPHSPLVNFLWGHMGWLFIENHATKSAGACDRYARDILRDPFYMRFERNFFWLWVNLIQAGLFYLAGCTIGWATTGSLAAATQFGASVLVWGVFVRTVAVWHITWSVNSLTHLWGYRTYETGENSRNNWLVALISNGEGWHNNHHADQRSAAHGHRWWEVDVTYLTICLLKAVGLAHNCIGPNQRLLDGASLGDTPADIAVD; from the coding sequence ATGCCCAGTGTCGCTACGACCGTGGCCCGCCCACGCACGCTGCCACCCACGTCGACGGTGCCACCTGCGTCGACATTGCCAGCACCCCAGACCATCGCGCTCGCGCGTCCGACGACGGCGGCCGGAAATCATGTTGTGTGGACCTATGTCGTGGGGGTCGGCTCATATCACGCATTGGCCCTGCTGGCCCTTTCGCCCTGGTTTTTCAGTTGGACGGGCGTAGCACTGGCATTCGCCGGCTTGTATGTGTTTGGAACGTTGGGAATCAATCTCTGCTTTCACCGGTTGCTGACGCATCGCAGCTTCGAATGCCCCAAGTGGCTCGAGCATGCGTTCTCGGTACTCGGAGTCTGCTGCTTACAGGATTCGCCGACACGGTGGGTGATCGCGCATCGCATTCACCACCAGCACTCGGACGATCAGCCTGATCCGCATTCTCCGCTGGTGAATTTCCTGTGGGGGCACATGGGCTGGCTGTTTATCGAGAATCACGCGACGAAATCGGCGGGTGCCTGCGATCGCTATGCCCGCGACATATTGCGAGATCCGTTCTACATGCGGTTCGAGCGCAACTTTTTCTGGCTGTGGGTCAACCTGATACAGGCCGGACTGTTCTACCTGGCCGGTTGCACCATAGGATGGGCAACGACCGGTAGTCTCGCGGCGGCGACGCAATTTGGCGCGAGCGTGCTGGTGTGGGGCGTGTTCGTCCGCACCGTGGCCGTCTGGCACATCACCTGGAGCGTGAATTCGTTGACGCACCTTTGGGGTTACCGGACCTACGAGACGGGCGAAAACAGCCGCAACAACTGGCTCGTGGCACTGATCTCGAACGGCGAAGGATGGCATAACAACCATCACGCCGACCAACGCAGCGCCGCGCACGGCCATCGCTGGTGGGAAGTGGACGTCACGTACCTGACGATTTGCCTGCTCAAGGCAGTGGGCCTGGCGCACAATTGCATCGGGCCGAATCAGCGCCTGCTCGACGGCGCCTCGCTGGGTGACACGCCGGCCGATATCGCGGTCGACTAA
- a CDS encoding YkgJ family cysteine cluster protein, with translation METIAKRKIRREELPAGECLCDHCPAKCCKYLAAPIDAPETQQDFDYIRWYLLHNDATVFVEDGSWYLLIYSQCRHLRPDNRCGIYETRPQICRDYTTDNCEYEDDWVYEKYFETPEQVEEYVDAVLPREKGHSFRSRRPTLLPIIG, from the coding sequence ATGGAAACGATCGCCAAGCGCAAGATTCGCCGCGAAGAACTGCCGGCAGGGGAATGCCTTTGTGACCATTGCCCGGCCAAGTGCTGCAAGTACCTGGCAGCGCCGATCGACGCCCCCGAGACGCAGCAAGATTTCGATTACATCCGTTGGTACCTGTTGCACAACGACGCGACGGTATTCGTCGAAGACGGCAGTTGGTACCTGTTGATTTACTCTCAGTGCCGGCACTTGCGCCCTGATAATCGTTGCGGCATTTACGAGACGCGGCCGCAGATCTGCCGCGATTACACGACCGACAATTGCGAATACGAAGACGACTGGGTGTACGAGAAGTACTTCGAAACGCCCGAACAGGTCGAAGAATACGTCGACGCCGTGCTGCCTCGCGAGAAGGGGCATAGCTTCCGTAGCCGCCGGCCGACGCTGTTGCCGATCATCGGCTGA